From Mustelus asterias chromosome 5, sMusAst1.hap1.1, whole genome shotgun sequence, a single genomic window includes:
- the LOC144494152 gene encoding uncharacterized protein LOC144494152 translates to MGGGGSKWRKVSVGEPEPGEGRKESATESRGDTQPAGQEGKSGGGQQRPATTQRREGGNWQQEPGTRSENSWQSPAEDGSIDQELDEALAESQDCCLQSGCTAEPGCLQPPNTTDRCSEPLCPCSETAFNPTPAQLLGAKVASRKQCQPLLGSLKVPASERGEGELTTPNQALSNSKLINHSKQRNPAPDLFIISTQDIENNNLANGCHNNGKNTSLNSIPILYDYSEEELMASIVKEYS, encoded by the exons ATGGGTGGCGGCGGCAGTAAATGGAGGAAAGTTTCAGTGGGAGAGCCGGAGCCAGGTGAGGGCAGAAAGGAGAGTGCCACAGAGAGCCGGGGAGACACACAGCCAGCGGGGCAGGAGGGGAAAAGTGGCGGAGGGCAGCAGAGACCAGCAACGACCCAGAGGAGAGAGGGTGGAAATTGGCAGCAAGAGCCCGGGACCAGGAGTGAGAACAGCTGGCAGTCTCCTGCTGAGGATGGCAGTATCGACCAGGAGCTGGACGAGGCACTGGCGGAGAGCCAGGACTGCTGCCTCCAGTCAGGCTGCACAGCGGAGCCCGGCTGCCTCCAGCCACCCAACACTACTGACAGGTGCAGTGAGCCCCTGTGCCCCTGTAGCGAAACCGCCTTCAACCCCACTCCTGCCCAGCTCCTGGGCGCCAAGGTCGCCAGCCGTAAGCAATGCCAGCCGCTGCTGGGCTCCCTGAAAGTTCCGGCAAGtgaacggggagagggagagctgacaACTCCAAACCAGGCACTGAGTAACTCCAAACTTATCAACCACAGCAAGCAGCGAAACCCAGCACCC GATTTATTCATTATCAGTACACAGGACATCGAAAATAACAACTTGGCCAATGG ATGCCATAATAATGGAAAGAATACATCTCTGAACTCCATTCCAATTCTGTATGATTACTCTGAAGAGGAATTGATGGCCAGCATTGTAAAAGAATACAGCTAA